A genome region from Brachymonas denitrificans includes the following:
- the pheA gene encoding prephenate dehydratase, which yields MTRSIADLRVAIDAVDQQLLQLLNDRAALANEVGDIKRKEGSQVFRPEREAQVIHTLQQGNPGPLKGNNIANIWREIMSACRALEAPQRVAYLGPAGTFSEQAAEAFFGVSIDHVPCASFDEVFDATTSGRADFGVVPMENSTEGAVTRSLDLFLTSPLHMIGETSLLVRHNLLCSQQTPLDQIEAVYAHPQALAQCQNWLSVHAPQAERHAASSNAEGARIAASNPKWAAIASLRAASQFGLHVVAPAIQDEAYNRTRFAVMCLPQTLAMPEASGNDCTSLVLSVVNRPGAVYELLEPLKRHNVSMTRFESRPARSGQQWEYFFYIDLVGHISEPHVAAALADLRPICAYYKVLGSYAING from the coding sequence ATGACCCGCTCCATCGCCGACCTGCGCGTCGCCATCGACGCTGTTGACCAACAACTGCTGCAACTGCTGAACGACCGCGCGGCGCTGGCCAACGAGGTTGGCGACATCAAGCGCAAGGAAGGCTCGCAGGTGTTTCGCCCCGAGCGCGAGGCGCAGGTGATCCACACCCTGCAGCAGGGCAATCCCGGGCCGCTCAAGGGCAACAACATCGCCAACATCTGGCGCGAGATCATGTCGGCCTGCCGTGCGCTCGAGGCGCCGCAGCGCGTGGCCTACCTGGGCCCGGCCGGCACCTTCAGCGAGCAGGCCGCCGAAGCCTTCTTCGGCGTCAGCATCGACCATGTGCCCTGCGCCAGCTTCGATGAAGTGTTCGATGCCACCACTTCCGGCCGTGCCGACTTCGGCGTGGTGCCGATGGAAAACTCCACTGAAGGCGCCGTCACGCGCTCGCTCGACCTGTTCCTGACCTCGCCGCTGCACATGATCGGCGAAACCAGTCTGCTGGTGCGCCACAACCTGCTGTGCAGCCAGCAGACGCCGCTGGACCAGATCGAAGCCGTCTATGCCCATCCTCAGGCCTTGGCGCAGTGCCAGAACTGGCTGAGCGTGCATGCTCCCCAAGCCGAACGGCATGCAGCATCCAGCAACGCTGAGGGCGCCCGGATCGCTGCCAGCAATCCGAAGTGGGCCGCTATCGCCAGCCTGCGCGCCGCCTCGCAATTCGGCCTGCACGTGGTGGCCCCTGCAATCCAGGATGAAGCCTATAACCGCACCCGCTTTGCCGTGATGTGCCTGCCGCAAACGCTGGCCATGCCCGAAGCCTCCGGCAATGACTGCACCAGCCTGGTGCTGTCGGTCGTCAACCGCCCCGGCGCCGTGTACGAACTGCTGGAGCCGCTCAAGCGCCACAACGTGTCCATGACGCGCTTCGAATCGCGTCCGGCGCGCAGCGGCCAGCAGTGGGAATACTTCTTCTACATCGACCTGGTCGGTCACATCAGCGAGCCGCATGTGGCCGCCGCGCTGGCCGACCTGCGCCCGATCTGCGCCTACTACAAGGTGCTCGGGTCCTACGCCATCAACGGCTGA
- a CDS encoding DUF2059 domain-containing protein has translation MKQARFLSLRSTAAGCALALAALAVSAPVQAQDATRKELATRIVNLQKAHDMDALIAQLASSATQTVVSTWLPKLDQVPQARQKAAADLLDAELKKFNDDNVRTIKARNERVSLDVLVPAYAERFTADELRQLVAFMESPVIKKYYAANPQLANMLAQKLVDATRADVEARIKAFDTRAAQIIGNASKK, from the coding sequence ATGAAACAAGCCCGTTTCCTGTCCCTCCGTTCCACTGCCGCCGGCTGTGCCCTGGCCCTGGCTGCGCTGGCCGTCAGCGCGCCCGTCCAGGCGCAGGACGCCACGCGCAAGGAACTGGCCACGCGCATCGTCAACCTGCAAAAGGCGCACGACATGGATGCGCTGATCGCGCAACTGGCCAGCTCGGCCACGCAGACCGTGGTCTCCACCTGGCTGCCCAAGCTCGACCAGGTGCCGCAGGCACGCCAGAAGGCCGCAGCCGACCTGCTCGACGCCGAGCTGAAGAAGTTCAACGACGACAACGTACGCACCATCAAGGCCAGGAACGAGCGCGTCAGTCTCGACGTGCTGGTGCCGGCCTACGCCGAGCGCTTCACCGCCGACGAGTTGCGCCAGCTGGTCGCCTTCATGGAGTCGCCCGTGATCAAGAAATACTACGCGGCCAACCCGCAGCTGGCCAACATGCTGGCGCAGAAGCTGGTGGACGCCACGCGCGCCGATGTGGAAGCCCGCATCAAGGCCTTTGACACGCGTGCCGCGCAGATCATCGGCAACGCCTCCAAGAAGTAA
- a CDS encoding prephenate dehydrogenase, with product MFHRLALIGCGLMGGSLSLAMQRAGLVQHVIGYSPNPATVQEALRRGVLTETAGTAGQAVAHADLVVLAVPVAATGSVLQQIAGHLRPDAIVTDVGSTKQNVIADAEQALGGRVGQFVPAHPIAGKEVAGITHADPDLYRDRLVILTPARHTRIGPLQHITQLWEALGCKVQTMTPQEHDAAFAAVSHLPHMTAFALMHSILHQDDSADTLALGGSGFRDFTRIAAGDPAMWRDIFLCNREEMLRQTEQLIASLHTFTDAISAGDGAALHALISEASEARSQWRMITRDENARL from the coding sequence ATGTTTCACCGACTGGCCCTGATCGGTTGCGGACTCATGGGCGGATCGCTGTCGCTGGCCATGCAGCGCGCCGGCCTGGTACAGCATGTGATCGGCTACAGCCCCAATCCCGCCACCGTGCAGGAAGCGCTGCGCCGCGGCGTGCTGACGGAAACCGCCGGCACTGCCGGCCAGGCCGTGGCCCATGCCGACCTGGTGGTGCTGGCCGTGCCGGTGGCCGCCACCGGCAGCGTGCTGCAGCAGATTGCCGGCCACCTGCGCCCCGATGCCATCGTCACCGACGTGGGCTCGACCAAGCAGAACGTGATCGCCGATGCCGAACAGGCCCTCGGCGGCCGTGTCGGCCAGTTCGTGCCGGCGCATCCGATTGCCGGCAAGGAAGTGGCCGGCATCACCCACGCCGATCCCGATCTGTACCGTGACCGGCTGGTGATCCTCACGCCGGCGCGCCATACCCGCATCGGCCCCTTGCAGCACATTACCCAGCTGTGGGAAGCGCTCGGCTGCAAGGTGCAGACCATGACGCCGCAGGAGCATGACGCCGCCTTCGCCGCCGTCAGCCACCTGCCGCACATGACGGCCTTTGCGCTGATGCACAGCATCCTGCACCAGGACGATTCCGCCGACACGCTGGCCCTGGGCGGCTCCGGCTTCCGCGACTTCACCCGCATTGCCGCGGGCGATCCGGCCATGTGGCGCGACATCTTCCTGTGCAACCGCGAGGAAATGCTGCGCCAGACCGAGCAGCTGATAGCCTCGCTGCATACCTTCACCGACGCCATCTCCGCCGGCGACGGCGCAGCCCTGCATGCCCTGATCAGCGAAGCCAGCGAGGCACGCAGCCAGTGGCGCATGATCACGCGCGACGAGAACGCGCGGCTCTGA
- the rpsA gene encoding 30S ribosomal protein S1, translating into MSESFAELFEESLKRAEMRTGEVITAEVVRVEHNHVVVNAGLKSEAYVPIEEFKNDQGEVEVQAGDFVSVAISSAENGFGETILSRDTAKRLASWLALEKALESGDFVTGTTSGKVKGGLTVLVNGIRAFLPGSLVDTRPTKDLTPYENKTLEFKVIKLDRKRNNVVLSRRAVLEASMGEEREKLLATLKEGAIVNGVVKNITEYGAFVDLGGIDGLLHITDMAWRRVRHPSEVVQAGQELTAKVLKFDAEKNRVSLGLKQLGEDPWLGVSRRYPQGTRLFGKVTNIADYGAFVELEPGIEGLVHVSEMDWTNKNAAPNKIVSMGDEVEVMVLEIDEDKRRISLGMKQCKANPWQEFAQNVKRGDKVTGPIKSITDFGIFVGLPSGIDGLVHLSDLSWNETGEAAVRNYKKGQEVEAVVLGVDVERERISLGIKQLDSDPFTTFVSVNDKGQSVTGKVKSVDARGAEIDLGEDVVGYLRASEISQDRVEDASQVLKVGDEVTAVITNIDRKSRNVSLSIKAKDAADQQQAMAELNQGASATHAGTTSLGALLRAKLDNSNN; encoded by the coding sequence ATGTCTGAATCTTTTGCTGAACTCTTTGAAGAATCGTTGAAGCGCGCCGAAATGCGTACCGGTGAAGTGATCACCGCCGAAGTCGTGCGCGTCGAGCACAACCACGTCGTGGTCAACGCCGGCCTCAAGTCCGAAGCCTACGTGCCGATCGAAGAGTTCAAGAACGACCAGGGCGAAGTCGAAGTGCAAGCTGGCGACTTCGTGTCCGTGGCCATCAGCAGCGCCGAGAACGGCTTTGGCGAAACCATCCTGTCCCGCGACACCGCCAAGCGCCTGGCCTCCTGGCTGGCCCTGGAAAAAGCGCTGGAATCCGGCGACTTCGTCACCGGCACCACCAGCGGCAAGGTCAAGGGCGGCCTGACCGTGCTGGTCAACGGCATCCGCGCCTTCCTGCCCGGCTCCCTGGTTGACACCCGTCCCACCAAGGACCTGACTCCCTACGAGAACAAGACCCTGGAGTTCAAGGTCATCAAGCTGGACCGCAAGCGCAACAACGTGGTGCTGAGCCGCCGCGCCGTGCTGGAAGCTTCCATGGGCGAAGAGCGCGAGAAGCTGCTGGCCACCCTGAAGGAAGGCGCCATCGTCAATGGCGTGGTCAAGAACATCACCGAATACGGTGCCTTCGTTGACCTGGGCGGCATCGACGGCCTGCTGCACATCACCGACATGGCATGGCGCCGTGTCCGCCACCCGAGCGAAGTCGTTCAGGCTGGCCAGGAACTGACCGCCAAGGTCCTGAAGTTCGACGCCGAGAAGAACCGCGTCTCCCTGGGCCTGAAGCAGCTGGGCGAAGACCCGTGGCTGGGCGTGTCCCGCCGCTACCCGCAAGGCACCCGCCTGTTCGGAAAGGTCACGAACATTGCCGACTACGGCGCGTTCGTCGAGCTGGAGCCGGGCATCGAAGGCCTGGTGCACGTGTCCGAGATGGACTGGACCAACAAGAACGCCGCTCCGAACAAGATCGTCTCCATGGGCGACGAAGTCGAAGTGATGGTCCTGGAAATCGACGAGGACAAGCGCCGCATCAGCCTGGGCATGAAGCAGTGCAAGGCCAACCCGTGGCAGGAGTTCGCGCAGAACGTCAAGCGCGGCGACAAGGTTACCGGCCCGATTAAGTCCATCACCGATTTCGGTATCTTCGTGGGCCTGCCCTCCGGTATCGACGGTCTGGTGCACCTGTCCGACCTGTCCTGGAACGAGACCGGCGAAGCTGCCGTGCGCAACTACAAGAAGGGCCAGGAAGTCGAGGCCGTGGTGCTGGGTGTGGACGTCGAGCGCGAGCGCATCTCCCTGGGCATCAAGCAGCTGGATTCCGACCCGTTCACGACCTTCGTGTCCGTGAATGACAAGGGCCAGTCCGTGACTGGCAAGGTCAAGAGCGTGGACGCCCGCGGCGCCGAAATCGACCTGGGCGAAGACGTGGTGGGCTACCTGCGCGCCAGCGAAATCAGCCAGGACCGCGTGGAAGACGCCAGCCAGGTGCTGAAAGTGGGCGACGAAGTGACCGCCGTGATCACCAACATCGACCGCAAGAGCCGCAACGTGTCCCTGTCCATCAAGGCCAAGGACGCTGCCGACCAGCAACAGGCCATGGCCGAGCTGAACCAGGGTGCTTCTGCCACCCACGCCGGCACCACCAGCCTGGGCGCCCTGCTGCGCGCCAAGCTGGACAACAGCAACAACTGA
- the lapB gene encoding lipopolysaccharide assembly protein LapB has protein sequence MEQEFPVWLLLALPVAFGLGWLASRLDLRQLRAENRSAPQAYFKGLNYLLNEQQDQAIDAFIEAVQKDPDTSELHFALGNLFRRRGEYERAVRVHQHLLGRADLSTVDRDRAQYALAMDFLKAGLLDHAETALRVLENSPTRRNQAQMALLGIYERSRDWEQAGKAAEALEQDGENDFSKRRSHFLCERADSARKQGDVEGARALLQQALQTAPDAARPRLLQAELELQQGQAEQAYATLQATMQQLPAFAPLMAGGLARLAIETGQIDAARAQLEASQKQTPSIDLVEALVQLDQAANSESDSSPRYLTHLQEHPSLIAATRWLDQEKLKGDAAKPCVDRALQHAIRPLARYRCAACGFEAQHHYWHCPGCQSWDSYPPRRIEEL, from the coding sequence ATGGAACAGGAATTTCCCGTCTGGCTGCTGCTGGCCCTGCCCGTCGCCTTCGGCTTGGGCTGGCTGGCCTCGCGCCTGGACCTGCGCCAGTTGCGCGCCGAAAACCGCAGCGCCCCCCAGGCCTACTTCAAGGGCCTGAACTATCTGCTCAACGAGCAGCAGGACCAGGCTATCGATGCCTTTATCGAGGCCGTGCAGAAGGATCCCGACACCTCGGAACTGCACTTTGCGCTCGGCAACCTGTTTCGCCGCCGCGGCGAATACGAACGCGCCGTGCGCGTGCACCAGCACCTGCTGGGCCGTGCCGACCTGAGCACGGTCGACCGCGACCGCGCCCAGTACGCACTCGCCATGGACTTCCTGAAGGCCGGTCTGCTCGACCATGCGGAAACTGCCCTGCGCGTACTGGAAAACAGTCCCACGCGCCGCAACCAGGCGCAGATGGCGCTGCTGGGCATCTACGAGCGTTCGCGTGACTGGGAACAGGCCGGCAAGGCCGCCGAGGCGCTGGAGCAGGACGGCGAAAACGATTTCAGCAAGCGCCGCTCGCACTTCCTGTGCGAACGTGCCGATTCCGCCCGCAAGCAGGGAGATGTGGAGGGCGCGCGCGCGCTGCTGCAGCAGGCCCTGCAAACCGCGCCCGACGCCGCCCGCCCGCGCCTGCTGCAGGCCGAACTCGAGTTGCAGCAAGGCCAGGCCGAACAGGCCTATGCCACCCTGCAGGCCACCATGCAGCAGCTGCCCGCCTTCGCGCCGCTGATGGCCGGCGGCCTGGCGCGGCTGGCAATCGAAACCGGGCAAATCGACGCCGCCCGCGCCCAGCTGGAAGCCTCGCAGAAGCAGACTCCCTCCATCGATCTGGTGGAAGCACTGGTTCAGCTGGACCAGGCTGCCAACTCTGAATCCGATTCGTCCCCGCGCTACCTGACGCACCTGCAGGAGCACCCGTCCCTGATTGCAGCCACGCGCTGGCTGGATCAGGAAAAGCTCAAGGGAGATGCCGCCAAACCCTGCGTGGATCGTGCGCTGCAGCATGCCATCCGGCCGCTTGCGCGCTATCGCTGCGCCGCCTGCGGCTTCGAGGCACAGCACCATTACTGGCATTGCCCCGGCTGCCAGAGCTGGGACAGCTACCCGCCGCGCCGGATCGAGGAGCTCTGA
- a CDS encoding bifunctional 3-phosphoshikimate 1-carboxyvinyltransferase/cytidylate kinase, with translation MSKSPFLDIPPLVAANGTVHLPGSKSISNRVLLLAGLCSGSTTLHGVLDSDDTRVMLAALERIGCSVSRQGTTARITGIGGALPAQAEQEEPIELFLGNAGTAMRPLTAALAMLQGRFLMTGVPRMYERPIGDLVDGLRQLGCDVEYAGTEGYPPLRIGPRATPADGRKDGGNNSNSNPAADAQASLVRVRGDVSSQFLTALLMAAPLAGHTITFEIEGELISKPYIAITLNLLQRFGVTVQRDGDTGWKQFTIAAGAAYQSPGELHIEADASSASYFIALGAIAADPAQGHSITVQGVGADSIQGDIRFIEAAEAMGAKVSSTPDSITIQRGQWPLRAIDLDCNHIPDAAMTLAVMALYADGTTTLRNIASWRVKETDRIAAMARELRKLGASVEEGNDFIRVTPPASATDWRHASIHTYDDHRMAMCLSLAAFNPAALPVRIEDPACVGKTFPHYFDAYFGVCQADATHIPVLCVDGPSASGKGTLSTHLAKQLGYHLLDSGALYRIVGLAARRTGLLQDEAEPDAEAIARLAASLPIRFGDGCVWLDGEDISDAIRTEQGGMDASTVSAMPPVRSALVQLQHSFRKAPGLVADGRDMGTVIFPEATLKVFLTASAEKRAQRRYNQLISKGFAARMDDLRADLQARDARDSSRAVAPLQPAQDALPLDNSDMDVKTSVQLVLDWWQDRQPFPAPEAHG, from the coding sequence ATGAGCAAGTCTCCCTTCCTCGACATTCCGCCGCTCGTGGCCGCCAATGGCACGGTGCACCTGCCGGGCTCCAAGAGCATCAGCAACCGCGTGCTGCTGCTGGCCGGCCTGTGCAGCGGCAGCACCACGCTGCACGGCGTGCTCGACTCCGACGACACCCGCGTGATGCTGGCGGCGCTGGAGCGCATCGGCTGCAGCGTCTCGCGCCAGGGCACCACGGCCCGCATCACCGGCATTGGCGGCGCCCTGCCGGCGCAGGCCGAGCAGGAGGAGCCGATCGAGCTGTTCCTGGGCAATGCCGGCACCGCCATGCGCCCGCTCACCGCCGCCCTGGCCATGCTGCAGGGCCGCTTCCTGATGACCGGCGTGCCGCGCATGTACGAGCGCCCCATCGGCGACCTGGTGGACGGCCTGCGCCAGCTCGGCTGCGATGTGGAATATGCCGGCACGGAAGGTTATCCGCCGCTACGCATCGGCCCGCGCGCCACGCCCGCGGACGGCCGCAAAGATGGCGGCAACAACAGCAACTCCAACCCCGCAGCAGACGCGCAGGCCAGCCTGGTCCGCGTACGCGGCGATGTCTCCAGCCAGTTCCTCACCGCCCTGCTGATGGCTGCGCCGCTGGCCGGCCACACCATCACCTTCGAGATCGAGGGCGAGCTGATCTCCAAACCCTACATCGCCATCACGCTCAACCTGCTGCAGCGTTTCGGCGTGACGGTGCAGCGCGACGGCGACACCGGCTGGAAGCAGTTCACCATCGCTGCCGGCGCCGCCTACCAGTCGCCCGGCGAACTGCATATCGAGGCCGATGCGTCCTCGGCCAGCTACTTCATCGCGCTCGGCGCCATCGCCGCCGATCCTGCACAGGGCCACAGCATCACGGTGCAGGGCGTGGGTGCCGACTCCATCCAGGGCGATATCCGCTTCATCGAGGCGGCCGAAGCCATGGGCGCCAAGGTCAGCAGCACGCCCGACAGCATCACCATCCAGCGCGGCCAGTGGCCGCTGCGCGCCATCGACCTGGACTGCAACCACATTCCCGATGCCGCCATGACGCTGGCCGTGATGGCGCTGTATGCCGACGGCACCACCACGCTGCGCAACATCGCCAGCTGGCGCGTGAAGGAAACCGACCGCATCGCCGCCATGGCGCGCGAGTTGCGCAAGCTCGGCGCCAGCGTGGAGGAAGGCAACGACTTCATCCGCGTCACGCCGCCAGCCAGCGCAACCGACTGGCGCCACGCCAGCATCCATACCTACGACGACCACCGCATGGCCATGTGCCTCTCGCTGGCCGCCTTCAACCCTGCTGCGCTGCCGGTGCGCATCGAGGATCCGGCCTGCGTGGGCAAGACCTTCCCGCACTATTTCGACGCCTACTTCGGCGTCTGCCAGGCCGATGCCACGCACATCCCCGTGCTGTGCGTCGACGGCCCCAGCGCCAGCGGCAAGGGCACCCTGTCCACGCACCTGGCCAAGCAGCTGGGCTATCACCTGCTCGATTCGGGGGCCCTGTACCGCATCGTCGGCCTGGCGGCGCGCCGCACCGGCTTGCTGCAGGACGAGGCAGAGCCGGATGCCGAGGCCATCGCGCGCCTGGCCGCCAGCCTGCCGATCCGCTTTGGCGACGGCTGCGTCTGGCTCGATGGCGAAGACATCAGTGACGCCATCCGCACCGAACAGGGCGGCATGGACGCTTCTACCGTCTCGGCCATGCCGCCGGTGCGCAGCGCGCTGGTGCAGCTGCAGCACAGCTTCCGCAAGGCGCCCGGCCTGGTCGCCGACGGCCGCGACATGGGCACGGTGATTTTCCCGGAAGCAACACTCAAGGTGTTTTTGACGGCCAGCGCCGAAAAACGTGCCCAGCGCCGCTATAACCAATTGATTTCCAAAGGATTCGCCGCTAGAATGGATGACCTTCGCGCGGACCTGCAGGCGCGCGATGCGCGTGACAGTTCGCGCGCAGTCGCTCCCTTGCAGCCCGCGCAGGATGCCCTGCCCCTCGACAACTCCGACATGGACGTGAAAACCTCCGTCCAACTGGTGCTGGACTGGTGGCAGGACAGACAGCCTTTTCCGGCTCCCGAGGCGCACGGCTAA
- the serC gene encoding 3-phosphoserine/phosphohydroxythreonine transaminase, with translation MTDSALRPYNFSAGPAAIPEPVLQRAAAEMLDWPFPDGRHSGMGVMEMSHRGEAFGIILQQAQDTLRELLAIPDHFRILFMQGGGLAENAIVPLNLSRGEAASFVVTGGWSQKSHAEAAKFCEALLAANAAVQHPSGGLSYTHIPAPASWQLDSGSRYVHICSNETIHGVEFQQLPDLAALGCDAPLVVDFSSNVASRAMDWSKVGLAFGGAQKNLGPAGLTLVVVRDDLLGHAMQHCPSAFDYSLVARNNSMYNTPPTYGIYIAGLTFQWIKAQGGVAALEAQNIAKAQLLYDFLDNSSFFRNTVDKSCRSRMNVPFFLADESRNADFLAGAQERGLLQLKGHKSVGGMRASIYNAMPMAGVQALVDYLREFEARHA, from the coding sequence ATGACTGATTCCGCGCTTCGTCCCTACAACTTCTCCGCCGGCCCGGCCGCCATCCCCGAGCCGGTGCTGCAGCGCGCCGCTGCCGAAATGCTGGACTGGCCCTTCCCCGATGGCCGCCACAGCGGCATGGGCGTGATGGAGATGAGCCACCGCGGCGAAGCCTTCGGCATCATCCTGCAGCAGGCGCAGGACACGCTGCGCGAATTGCTGGCGATTCCGGACCATTTCCGCATCCTGTTCATGCAGGGTGGCGGTCTGGCCGAAAACGCCATCGTGCCGCTCAACCTGAGCCGCGGCGAAGCGGCCAGCTTTGTGGTGACTGGCGGCTGGAGCCAGAAAAGTCATGCCGAAGCGGCCAAGTTCTGCGAGGCGCTCCTCGCCGCCAATGCCGCAGTGCAGCACCCCTCGGGCGGTCTTTCTTACACGCACATTCCCGCGCCCGCAAGCTGGCAACTCGACAGTGGCAGCCGCTATGTGCATATCTGCAGCAATGAAACCATCCACGGCGTGGAGTTCCAGCAGTTGCCCGATCTGGCGGCGCTCGGCTGTGATGCCCCGCTGGTGGTCGATTTCTCATCCAACGTGGCCTCCCGCGCCATGGACTGGAGCAAGGTCGGCCTGGCCTTCGGCGGCGCGCAGAAGAACCTCGGCCCGGCCGGCCTGACGCTGGTAGTGGTACGAGATGACCTGCTCGGCCATGCCATGCAGCACTGCCCGAGCGCCTTCGACTACAGCCTGGTGGCCAGGAACAACTCGATGTACAACACGCCGCCCACCTACGGCATCTACATCGCCGGCCTGACCTTTCAGTGGATCAAGGCGCAAGGCGGCGTGGCGGCGCTGGAGGCGCAGAACATCGCCAAGGCGCAGCTGCTGTACGACTTCCTCGACAACTCCAGCTTCTTCCGCAACACGGTCGACAAGTCCTGCCGCTCGCGCATGAACGTGCCCTTCTTCCTGGCGGACGAAAGCCGCAATGCCGATTTCCTCGCCGGCGCGCAGGAGCGCGGCCTGCTGCAGCTCAAGGGCCACAAATCCGTCGGTGGCATGCGCGCCAGCATCTACAACGCCATGCCGATGGCCGGCGTGCAGGCGCTGGTCGACTACCTGCGCGAGTTCGAAGCCCGCCACGCCTGA
- a CDS encoding integration host factor subunit beta: MTRSDLVDELAARFHQLPHRDAEMAVKTVLDTMADALARGHRIEIRGFGSFSINHRPARVGRNPRSGESVEIPEKRVPHFKPGKALREAVDQPFREAAGGSTPEA, translated from the coding sequence ATGACCCGCTCTGACCTCGTCGACGAACTGGCTGCCCGCTTTCACCAGCTCCCCCACCGCGATGCCGAAATGGCGGTGAAGACGGTGCTCGACACCATGGCCGATGCGCTGGCGCGTGGCCACCGCATCGAGATCCGCGGTTTCGGCAGCTTCTCGATCAACCATCGTCCGGCCCGCGTCGGCCGCAATCCGCGCAGCGGCGAGAGCGTCGAGATCCCGGAAAAGCGCGTGCCCCACTTCAAGCCGGGCAAGGCGCTGCGCGAGGCGGTGGACCAGCCGTTCCGCGAAGCGGCCGGCGGCAGCACGCCCGAGGCCTGA
- a CDS encoding LapA family protein, producing MKYLLWLLKAAIFFALFAFALNNQQNATVNFLFGYALTLPLVLVILASFALGALLGVLVMVPRWWRRRRDAQVAQKQVRDVEQALASGTPRNDAPAEVPAPDLERHKTDPSLPIHYGP from the coding sequence ATGAAATACCTGCTCTGGCTGCTCAAGGCGGCCATCTTCTTTGCTCTGTTCGCCTTTGCGCTGAACAACCAGCAGAACGCAACCGTCAACTTCCTGTTTGGCTACGCCCTCACCCTGCCGCTGGTACTGGTGATCCTGGCGAGCTTCGCCCTGGGCGCCCTGCTGGGCGTGCTGGTGATGGTGCCGCGCTGGTGGCGTCGCCGCCGCGATGCCCAGGTGGCACAGAAGCAGGTGCGTGACGTGGAACAGGCGCTGGCCTCCGGCACGCCGCGCAACGATGCCCCGGCCGAGGTTCCAGCCCCCGATCTGGAGCGGCACAAGACCGATCCTTCCCTGCCGATCCACTACGGACCCTGA